The DNA segment GGCATCCTTAGACTAAGGCAATCTCTTCCGACCTTTCGGGATTACCGGAAGAATTGTCGTCTCCTCCGGCTTTTGCATCAGCCGGCTTATAGTCTGTCCACGGAGTTTCCACAAAGTCAAGTTTACCTTCGCTAAAGCCGATCTCGATTTTAGTAGGTTCCTTGTAAGCGCCTTTGAGGGTTTGAACCGCCATATGATCTTCGAGTTCTCTTTGGAAAACTCTCCGAAGCGGTCTCGCACCGAACTTCTCGTCGTAACCGATATCCATGATATGATCTTTGGCCGCGCCTGTAATCGAAACATGGATGGCCTTTTCGCGGAATCTTTTGTTCGTGTCGATCACCATAATATCGATGATATCCATGATGTTCTCTTTGGTGAGAGATCCGAAATAGATCACTTCATCCACACGGTTTAAGAATTCAGGATTGAAGTATTTCTTCAACTGATCGCGGGTCTGATCGGATTTGTATTTCGCCGCTTCGTCCTTACGATCTTCAAAACCGAGTCTTCCTCCGGATTGAATTTCTTTCGCTCCGATATTGGAGGTCATGATGATGATCGTATCTCTGAAGTTTACTTTGCGGCCTTTTGTATCCGTCAAGTTTCCTTCTTCCATGATCTGAAGGAGAATGTTGAAAATGTCGTGATGCGCCTTTTCAATCTCGTCCAAGAGAATGATAGAATAAGGTCTTTTTCTGACAAACTCGGTCAACTGACCTCCGTCATCATAACCCACATAACCGGGAGGAGCTCCGATCAAACGGCTGACAGCGTGCGGTTCCATATATTCGGACATGTCCACACGAAGCATCGCGTCGTCGTTTCCAAAAAGAAAGTTCGCGAGAGCTTTTGCGAGCTCGGTTTTACCAACTCCGGTAGGCCCGAGGAAGATAAACGATCCCGTAGGACGTCTTTCACTTTTGAATCCGGTTCTTGCACGCCGAACCGCTTTCGCGATTTTCTCGATTGCGTCTCCCTGACCAACGACTCTTTTCTTGAGTTCGTCTTCCAGTCTGAGAAGTTTATCGGATTCGGATTCTTCCATTTTTTCCAAGGGGATTCCGGTCCATAAAGAGATCACGGAAAGGATATCGTCTTCTTCGATGTTGACCGCGAAGTCTTCCATCTTCTCCTGCCAAGAACGAATCTTTTCTTCCATAGCCTGTTTTTTCCGGTTCACTTCGTCGCGAACTCCGGCGGCCTTTTCGTATTCTTGAGCGCGGACCAATTCTTCTTTTTTGGTCGCGAGAGATTTGATTTCTTCTTCCAGATCCTTGATCGTCTGAGGACGGGCACAATTAGCCAAACGAGCCTTTGCACCCGCTTCGTCGATGATATCAATCGCCTTGTCAGGTAGATATCGATCGTTGATATATCTGTGAGAAAGTTTTACGGATTGTTCCAAAGCCTTATCGGAATACCTCACTTTGTGGTGGGCTTCGTATGCTTTTTTGAGTCCTTGCAGAATCTGAATCGCGTCGTCTACCGAAGGTTCCGCAACTTTTACGACCTGGAATCTTCTTTCCAACGCGGAATCTTTTTCGATATACTTACGATATTCTGCGCTTGTGGTAGCGCCGATACACTGGAGTTCCCCTCTTGCTAAAGCAGGTTTGAGAATGTTGGCGGCATCGACCGCACCTTCCGCAGCACCCGCTCCGATCAGAGTATGAAGCTCGTCGATAAAGATGATGATGTTTGTAGAAGAAGTGATCTCCTTCATGATCTTTTTCAGACGTTCTTCAAATTCTCCTCTGTATTTGGTTCCTGCGATCAGAGACGCAAGATCCAAGGAAAGAACTCTCTTTTCGAATAAAAGATCCGGAACACTTTTTTCAACGATCGCAAGAGCAAGCCCTTCTACGATTGCGGTTTTACCCACACCGGATTCTCCCACGAGAACCGGGTTGTTTTTTGTTTTCCGAGATAGAATTTGAATGACTCTTTGAATCTCAATCGCTCTTCCCACAACCGGATCCAACTTTTTATCCTTTGCAAGCTGAGTGAGGTCGCGTGCGAACTCATCCAAGATCGGAGTTTTTGTTTTTTCCTGACGAGGTTGAGTTCCTTGCGGACCAGATTGAGCGGCGGAGCTGACTCCGACCGAACTAGTCGGCGGAGCTCCAAGTAAACGGAGAATTTCACTCTTTATAACATTATAATTTACGCTAAAAGAATAAAGCGCACCGCCCGCGATATTATTATTATCTCTCAATAGTGCGAGAAGGATATGCTCCGTTCCCACATAATTGTGTTTAAGACGTTTTGCTTCTTCTTTGGATAGTTCGATAATTTTTTGATATCGATCCTGACCGCCGGCTACGTCCATAAGCAATGCTCCGGATGCTTCGCGCGTTCTTCTTTCTACCTCTTTACGCAATTCGTTGAGGTTGATGTTGAGGTTGTTCAGGATTTTGATAGCAACCGAATCCTCTTCCTTGAGGAGACCGAGTAGGATATGCTCCGGCCCGATATAGTCGCTACCAAGACGCTTCGCCTCATCCTGAGCAATCTCGTTGATGACTCTTTTGGCTCTTTTTGTAAATTCCAGCATAACAGCGCCTTGTGTTTTATTTGTAATGATTAGACTGAATTCGCTTCTAAATTCCCACCTCAAATGCGGGAGTTTGCTTTCATTTCAGTATCGGAACGTTTTCAAAATAGGAACGGAAGTTAGAGTTAAAATTCCGGGCTAAAACCCCGGTTCCACCTGTAAGGCTAAATAATAAACTAAATTTAAAAAGGAATTTTTTTGAGAATGAGCAAAATTTTTCAGATAAAAAACGGCAAATTCCGAAGAATTTTCAAGATAAAACTCTAAAAAACCGGGAACCTTAAAAGAAGAGACATATTGTTTCTTCCAGACGTTTTTAGATATTTTAAGACTGATTTTTGTTCCTAATTCTGCGTTTGTAGGGCAGGCAGTGACATAACCGATCTGTTCATCCCAGTCAAAAAGTTTTGGATTTTGGAATTTTTCCAATGGGGAATTTTCTATTTTCCCGAAAAATTCCGAGATGGAACCGGAAATAACCTCCCAACGAATGTGCTCTTCGTCTCCTAAAAAAAGATTTCCCTCTCCCCAAGGGATGCGAAGCGGCAATTCTTTGGGAGCGAGAAAGATAGAATCGACTTTCATCGATGTTAAGAGAAATTCTTTTAAGATTTGGGTCGGAACTCCGGACGCAGTCGGATAGATTCTGCCTGCCAAGTTTCTTCCGATCCGAAACCGATAGGTGAAAGGAGGGGAAATCCGATCCAATTCTTCCAACTTTTGGGATTCTGAGAGGGATTCAAATTTTGAAAATCGTTTCGATTCGTTTTCGCCGAGATATCTGGATGAGAATTCAAAACTTCCATTTCTAAGATGAGCTTGGTATTCTTTCCGAAACAGTTTGAGACAGTGAATGCAGCCGATCTTTCCCTTTTCGTTCCAGATCGATCGGTCGGTTCCGCAATACAAACAGATTTCTGAGGACATGATTGACGGCTCCCGTGACTCCTTCCAAATCCGATCAAACGTTTACGAGATTTGGAAACGATCTTTTGTTTTTGAAAATGTTCCAATTTAAAAATCAGAATCAAAAGTAAATTTGGTTAAAAGGCTGACTTTTCCGATTTTACTTGGTGCGGGACTTCAAGTCCGTTTCAAGCATTTTTTAGATTCAAGCTTTTGTCGGAACAAAAGATAAAAAATTCTCCTTTGCCTTCTAAGAGATCGGTTGTAGTTTGCCGCCGGCCATCTGGTTTCTTTTATGCGCCAAGGCTGCAAGTTCCATATCGTGAGTTACGATCACCATGGAAAATTTCAATTCTCTTTGAAGCTCCAAAATTAAGGCCATCAAATTACGGGAATTCTCACGGTCTAAATTTCCGGTCGGTTCGTCGGCAAGTACGAGTTTTTTTCCCGCGACCAAGGCCCTTGCAACGCCCACACGAGCGCTTTCTCCTCCGGACAACTGAGAAGGAAAGTTATCGTTGCGATCCTTAAGTCCGACACGATCCAACATATCGATGGAAAGTTGTCTTGCTTTGCCGGGCTGAACTCCATTGATCAAAAGAGGTATGCTTACATTCTCCAAAGCAGTAAAGTCGGGAAGAAGAAGATGATGTTGAAAGATAAAGGAAACTTTCTCTGCTCTGAACTTTTCCTTCCCGGTTTCGGTGATATGATCCAAAAAAACTCCGCAGACATTCACTTCGCCCGAGTCATACGCATCCATCGATCCGAGAATGTTGAGTAACGTGGATTTTCCGATTCCGGATTTTCCTTCCACGGAAACGATTTCGCCTTCTTCCACGTCCAAATCCAAATGATCGAGAATCTTAAATTCCTTATCCAGAATATGATAATTTTTTACTAGGTTTCTTACTTGTATCAGACTCACGTTAGTCGTTCCTTATTGTGTCTACAGGATTGAGTCCGGCGGCCCATCTTGCCGGAAAATAACCCGCAATTCCGGATAAAATCGTCGCCGCAGTTGTCACCATAAAAATAAATGATATGTCTATATCGACCGGAATATGATCGAAATAATAAACGTCTTTGGGAACCAGTTCCACGTTAGTCCATTCGGAACGGTTAAAATAAAATCCCACCATATTGATGAGTTCCGAAATCGCATTGACGATCGTTTCCAAATTGCTCGCGATAAAAATTCCGGAAACTCCGCCTACAATCGAAGCAAGAATTCCGACAACCATCGCATTGAGCGTAAAGATCAACAAAATCCCGGAAGAAGGTAATCCGAGAGCCTTTAGAACACCTATGGATTTTCTTTTTGCCCTCACCAAACTGTAAACGCTCGCAACCATTCCCAGCGCCGCAAGGATGATAAATAAGAAAACGATTATGGAAATGATCGTTTTTTCCAGCTTCAATGCGGTAAAAAAGTTTTCCTGTTCTTCAGCGATCGTTCTCACAGCGAAAGAAGCCGAGTAACCGATTTGACTTTCAAACTCGGGGTCTCTAAATTCCTGTAGAATTTCTCTTTTACAATTTTGTAAATCATCTAACGACTTTACCTTGATCGCGATTTGATTTACGGAATCCTTTAAGTTAAAAAATTTCTGAGCAACGGGTAATGAAAGAAAAACATAATGTGTATCGTAGTTATAATATCCCGTTTTAAAAAATCCTACGGTGCGAAATGTTTTGATAGAAACATCGACCCCCTTTCCGAGAGAAAATCTCCCGCCCGGAACCGCCATCGTAAGATTGGCTCCAAGATCAAAGTTATAAAGACCAGCCATTTCTTTTCCGATCAATACTTGATTTTGCAAATTATAGTTCGCGATCTCTTCGCGATTGTGATGAACGATTCTTGGAAAATTTGGAAGACGATTTCCGATTAAATTTTGGATGTTTTCCACGGGAAGAGCGCGAACCATTATCGGTATAAACGAATTGCTGTTTTGAATCAGTCCGTGGCTTGTAATACTTCCGCCGATCGATACGATTCTTTCTTTGAGATAAGGATTTTTGCCGATCCAAGCAATTACTTTATTATAATTTTTTATATCACCCGAATCAAAATTATTTTCAATCGTGATATGCGGACCACCTTGCCAAAGCGATTCTTTTACCTGTCTTTGAAACCCGTTGAAGATCGATAAGACAACGATCAAAAGAGAAACGCCTACGGCCATCACGATAAACGAGAGTCTGGACTTTAAAGATAGGAGACCAGCTACCCGGGACCCCCGAATGTAACGGGAGGTTACGAGAAATATCAGCGAACCCCGGAATAAATTTGACTTCATCAAAAAACTCTTAAAATTAGAAGGGGAAATCCTTCCTTAGTTTGACAATTCTCTGAATCCGAACCAGAATGTCAAAAATAAAGAAGAAAGTTTCCCTAACGGAGGCTTCTTAAATTAAAAATACATGAGCTCCAATCAGGTCTATTCGTTTCAATTTATATCCAGAGATAGTAGCTCTTCCATTCATATCTTATTTTCCGGCGTAGTCGATATTCAGCAAGCAAAGATGGACAAGCTGGAAGTGATCGCAGTAGGACAACCGGAAAACATTTCTTCCATTCAACTTTCGGTTTCAAGTCATAAAGACATAGTCAATCTTTGCCAAAAACTGAAATATGATGG comes from the Leptospira sp. WS92.C1 genome and includes:
- a CDS encoding ATP-dependent Clp protease ATP-binding subunit, with the protein product MLEFTKRAKRVINEIAQDEAKRLGSDYIGPEHILLGLLKEEDSVAIKILNNLNINLNELRKEVERRTREASGALLMDVAGGQDRYQKIIELSKEEAKRLKHNYVGTEHILLALLRDNNNIAGGALYSFSVNYNVIKSEILRLLGAPPTSSVGVSSAAQSGPQGTQPRQEKTKTPILDEFARDLTQLAKDKKLDPVVGRAIEIQRVIQILSRKTKNNPVLVGESGVGKTAIVEGLALAIVEKSVPDLLFEKRVLSLDLASLIAGTKYRGEFEERLKKIMKEITSSTNIIIFIDELHTLIGAGAAEGAVDAANILKPALARGELQCIGATTSAEYRKYIEKDSALERRFQVVKVAEPSVDDAIQILQGLKKAYEAHHKVRYSDKALEQSVKLSHRYINDRYLPDKAIDIIDEAGAKARLANCARPQTIKDLEEEIKSLATKKEELVRAQEYEKAAGVRDEVNRKKQAMEEKIRSWQEKMEDFAVNIEEDDILSVISLWTGIPLEKMEESESDKLLRLEDELKKRVVGQGDAIEKIAKAVRRARTGFKSERRPTGSFIFLGPTGVGKTELAKALANFLFGNDDAMLRVDMSEYMEPHAVSRLIGAPPGYVGYDDGGQLTEFVRKRPYSIILLDEIEKAHHDIFNILLQIMEEGNLTDTKGRKVNFRDTIIIMTSNIGAKEIQSGGRLGFEDRKDEAAKYKSDQTRDQLKKYFNPEFLNRVDEVIYFGSLTKENIMDIIDIMVIDTNKRFREKAIHVSITGAAKDHIMDIGYDEKFGARPLRRVFQRELEDHMAVQTLKGAYKEPTKIEIGFSEGKLDFVETPWTDYKPADAKAGGDDNSSGNPERSEEIALV
- a CDS encoding ABC transporter ATP-binding protein, translated to MSLIQVRNLVKNYHILDKEFKILDHLDLDVEEGEIVSVEGKSGIGKSTLLNILGSMDAYDSGEVNVCGVFLDHITETGKEKFRAEKVSFIFQHHLLLPDFTALENVSIPLLINGVQPGKARQLSIDMLDRVGLKDRNDNFPSQLSGGESARVGVARALVAGKKLVLADEPTGNLDRENSRNLMALILELQRELKFSMVIVTHDMELAALAHKRNQMAGGKLQPIS
- a CDS encoding ABC transporter permease translates to MKSNLFRGSLIFLVTSRYIRGSRVAGLLSLKSRLSFIVMAVGVSLLIVVLSIFNGFQRQVKESLWQGGPHITIENNFDSGDIKNYNKVIAWIGKNPYLKERIVSIGGSITSHGLIQNSNSFIPIMVRALPVENIQNLIGNRLPNFPRIVHHNREEIANYNLQNQVLIGKEMAGLYNFDLGANLTMAVPGGRFSLGKGVDVSIKTFRTVGFFKTGYYNYDTHYVFLSLPVAQKFFNLKDSVNQIAIKVKSLDDLQNCKREILQEFRDPEFESQIGYSASFAVRTIAEEQENFFTALKLEKTIISIIVFLFIILAALGMVASVYSLVRAKRKSIGVLKALGLPSSGILLIFTLNAMVVGILASIVGGVSGIFIASNLETIVNAISELINMVGFYFNRSEWTNVELVPKDVYYFDHIPVDIDISFIFMVTTAATILSGIAGYFPARWAAGLNPVDTIRND
- a CDS encoding ATP--guanido phosphotransferase, which encodes MSSEICLYCGTDRSIWNEKGKIGCIHCLKLFRKEYQAHLRNGSFEFSSRYLGENESKRFSKFESLSESQKLEELDRISPPFTYRFRIGRNLAGRIYPTASGVPTQILKEFLLTSMKVDSIFLAPKELPLRIPWGEGNLFLGDEEHIRWEVISGSISEFFGKIENSPLEKFQNPKLFDWDEQIGYVTACPTNAELGTKISLKISKNVWKKQYVSSFKVPGFLEFYLENSSEFAVFYLKNFAHSQKNSFLNLVYYLALQVEPGF